The Euwallacea fornicatus isolate EFF26 chromosome 5, ASM4011564v1, whole genome shotgun sequence genome includes the window atgggatactgtaggtagaaggttacataatttaccccatctcCCATAAACCCTAGCAATGttatgtcatgctgtccagtcagcctggaatgagattaCACAAGAAGACATGAATCACCCATTAGATCCACGCCTAGACGTGTacaagaatgtttttttttttgtttttaataattaaatttgttcagttttttaatgaagtgtttgttttagcgtgtgcatatcaaaaattatttaaataaaaccatttttacggagtGGCCTCTTTTTTATGTCGCGCAGTATATGTGCATCTCCTAGGAAAATCATACCCTCGGATTCAGACGCTTCCTACGttcgtgttaaattacaaattcttcaatttgtttttcgtCCCCATTGTTTTTGCTGCTGTAATTTAGAACGCATAGCAACAATAATCTGAGATGAAATTCCAGATGATCGTAGTGGACAGTGGTGTGGGTTACGGTTTACTTGAGATACTCAATAAAACTGCTGAAATCAAAGTTGGGCCATAAATTAAgcgatttaattcaaatttagtgaaaaattGTGTACGCTTGAAGTTTTGATAACTacgaaggaaatttaattacagaAAGTATTGATAACGGTGATTTAGTGGCAAAATGGTTGCTTAATATTTGTGGAGACCAAGCTCAGTTTTGGTTAGTTGTAGGAACAACTCTGGTACTCGTATGTACTGGTTAATTAAGATCAATGATAGATTAGACGATTACAGAAAACCGGGCACATGGtctttataaaaaaagcgTATTATATATTGCTCAAATAAAGTTAATATACGTAGTTTTATTTAACGCACACACGTATATATACAGGCCAAATTGTACTTCAAAAACCTTTTAGGGCCAAAAACTCTAAACCTAAGAAATGTCATAAACAGAGTTCAATCGCACTGTCTTCAACACAAACTAAACACGTCGCTAACAGTGAGGTTTCGCAAGAAGCTATCTACCTAAGTGCAGTTTTGCAAAAACTTTTAAGAGACCCAAAGTTGAAATTGTTGTCTGAGAATAGcattaccctgtataatgacaGTCACTCATCTCAGAAAATAGTGAATGAACCTATTCACCGTGCTGATACTAAATACATCGGTGTAAAATATCGCCACATTCTGAATTTGTTAACAGAgatcaaataatgtttatatGTATGCCTAGAATGATTATTCTAATTGATATTTGTGCAAAAGCTTGGCCATCTGCAACGCTTAAGGGATGCGCAAGAAGTTTAGGTTTGTTATAGTTTATTTGCAATCACGTAATAGCTCGGTGTATATATGCAGAACTAAGAAGACGTGTTGGAAAACAAACAGCCTTTTGAAGAACTTTATACTCATCCACGTAGGTGCCAACGAGGTATTAGTACTTTTGCCAAGGTTTTTTGATAtgatttatcattattttaaacatctttaaggatttttatgctttgaatatatttcttgttaggaaataaaaattatagccAAGTCATCGTTTATTCCCGGGACTAAATTCTTTCTTTATTAATACGTTtataatataacttttttctatttctgaaCAATATATAAAACTATTCCTGAGATAATTTACACGAATTCTCAGTAgtactattaattttaatgtcgATATTCATCCGCACGCAACTTTCCACGTATTTGACATTCCTGGCTGGATAGTAAATCACAGCAGGTATCCATGGCAAAGCTGCTGGGGATATCCTGAAATCATCCCGGAAATTGGGGAACTTTGGATGTTTCCACAATAGGCTGAGCTGACTCCTGCTTGTGGTTCCCTCTTTATTTTCGTCCATTTTCAAGTTACATCCGCACATGCGAATGCCTTCGGACATACACCGCATGGTGCGTGTATATCTTTTGTGCTTTCACATATCTGATGAAGCCAATAATTACGTGCCACAGGATTTTTCAACAtcttctttctatttttctcaacTCGTTCGAAAAATTGGTTAGCTGCATTGGCTTACTATTAGCAGCATTATCCTCATATCCTTCAGCAAACGATCCACTTTTCCAACGTTCCAGTCTTCTCAGTTATTCTACATTGGCACCGGGATGTGCTAAAAGCGTATGGAAATGTGTTCCGCATTATTACCATTTATGTTGCGAATAGATAGCAATCTCAGAAGCACCCAGTAGGAATTCCTGACAGGTTCCATTGTCTTTAGCGATCAAGGGTGCTCTTAGCATAAAGAACTCGACTTGAAGGGTTGATCCCTGTAGTTGTTTCGATCCatcataaaaatatgtcaCGTACACACTTTCTGTGTAAACTTCGCCTTCTTATCATTCTTCGCGCCATTTTTTGAAATCCATACATCATTTCAAGTATATCAAGTTAGTGTATTTGCAAGTGCTGAAGTGGCTTCCTCTGTGACAGCTTCAATGGTGAAATTCATAACATTAGGCTTAAGTCAACACTTATTTAACTCAAGTAATGGTTCCTATTTGACAGTTATTTTTGACGTTTCTTGACAACCGACTTTACCTATTGTTTCGTAACAATCTGCAATACTCCTGAAAACTACGTCAAAATATCACTACACAGGATAACACTTAACATTCGACATTATTTTacctgaaaataataaaatacctACGATTGGGGGTGCAAAAAATAGCATAAATACCTCGCGGCtaaagctttttttaattcctcagCGATTTCCTGCGGTCGGGTAGCAAACTCCCAGCAATATTAAAAGATTCACTTTAATCTCCtgatatatataatatactaTTATGTATCATATTTTAGAACCTCACGTCCTCCTCACTTCCACTCCTTACTTAAAGACTGAAAACTATGTATTTGCTGATTGAATATGTGAAATATGTGTAATATGTGAAAACTCCGTTCGAGTAGTGAAAACTTGAGTTGTatagtaataaatataataaaatgtgtatCATAGCACACCAAATTATGGTCACCTATCACCACTAGGTattcgtattttttatattaaaaaattcaccatAAGCGTACTTAAAAACCTTcctaattaactttttaaaatagtagTAGAAACTTACTGCTCTTGAATGGACGAATCCAATGAGAGTGACAATCGCGTAGATGATCAAGATACGTCGCTTACCGGATGACATTTCTGCCACCTCACTGGACCGATTCGCGCGATATACTGATGATAAAACCTTCGGTGTCTGTCGGGTGTCCGTGGGAACAGTAAATACGGGTTTTTAAAAAGCTCGCGCACTTGCAGGGAGGACACGTGACTGGCCACAATTGTAAGATGTAATATAGAGCCATCTGCTGGTAGAGGATATCAGCTAAATAAGGGATATTGACCAAATTTTGCATTGGAAAGGGTTTAAGCTCGAATTATAGATTGGCGTACTGTAACGTTAACGTATTGGGATCTGTTATTGTTAACGAAGGAGTTTCAAACCAAATTACGGATTGTCGTGGTGGCACGTAAGCATGCGCAGTTGTCTCTCgtcattattaatttctgcTTTCTGAAAAATACAATACCCCtcacggaaaaaaaaaacagaaaatggaTGATGAAATAAcccaaattattatttaataacataCTGCTATCACACAAAGATCacagaataataaattatttcataaacaCAAAACGTATGTTTTCAGTCAGCAATCAAGCTTAAAGAATATACCGAAGTATTGAAGCAGCttgaaagtttattttttaatggcgTATTCGTGCTTCCACACCAGCGCTCACTCCGACAATGGTGGTACTGGCACTCAGTCCGGCAAGACGGCcgactttttttattgtcttttttttattgtaacgtGTGCCATATTGCCGCACTCAGCGCGAATTTTCACATGCCTGAATTCGTCATAAGTGCTTTGCCTTACGTAAAGAAAACCTAAAAAACATGTGTAATAGTCTCTTAGTTTGTTCCCAACCACAataattttagcaaaaattaaacatgatgGTAATAGGTGTTCAAAACGTTTTGGTCtagtttttttgtgaaaagaaaaaatgctgGATTTCAcctttgttattaataatatcaaTGACGGATGGTTCAGACGACTATGTCGCTTTAACAGCCCTGGCATGTGACTCGTTTCCACATTACACGAATCCACCTTGAAGAACAGTACACCCCGTCACAAAGACAACATGGACGAATGAGACAATATTGCTCTTGCTGATTATAATCTTTGACGACGACTTGCCGTGCATTTCATGGCTGTGAGTTCTTGGGACAAAAGTTTCTCTCGTGCTTGACGTGATGATATGGTGAAAAGCGAAAGAAATACACCCTCGATTTTCCCTTTCAACACGCCTCAGCTAAAACGTTCTTATATATCCAGTTATTAAATGAAAGACATGAAACTCTTCAGTCACGAAATGActaatattagaaatttctaATAGTTGTTTTGGTTAAACTGTAATCGCCATCTATTGTAGCAATCCCGATGACTGAATTTAATCAATAGCACTTTCTATTTCGAATAGGAACTTGTATAATTAGAAATCTGTTAAAATGAACAAAGTTTCATCAAGTTCGAGTAATAATAGCGCAGCGAACTCCACGCTAAAGGGcaaataatcaatattttgcgACATTAATTGAAAACGAACAGAGAAACGTAAAAAAACGAGGATCTTTAAATACCTTCATCCGGGTACAATTTTACGAAAGCTACATCTTTTCCTAGGCTGACTGTACAGAGCCGGtgtctgaaatttttttaatgaataaaaattgtctATATTATTTCTTGAATAAAGCAGATTTCAGAATCTTATTAATTTACgaatatttgctaaaaatcagGTACCTATTTAACCATTGTTTGTTATTGGTATCTATAACTTTAAAGGTGATCCACGAATCTGTAATTGGGAAATTACATAAGACCTTGCTTAAatctcaaatttaatttatttgcgtTGTAACTTCCTCCTTTTAAATGCAAACCGTAAACAATCTGTATTTAGTTTCTAAAGAACAATTAAACAtatctttaaattaattattaccactttattaaatatttcttcaacATTTCTGCTATATCCGGCCTCTGGTACCGCTCAGATTTTTCTATTAAGGGCATCATATCTATTTCATGAAAGGGGCAGGCCTGAAATTTAGAAACCAGTTTAACTAagtcattaataaaaattacaatattttttacccGTAACAACTTAAACACATCCGCCTCAGACAAAGTATTCCAGTTGCAGGTGTTAAATGAATAGTTTAACACTTCCTGCCAAGctcttttcaatatttcagttAGACACCGGTTGctcaaaaaatccaaatagtCTCGTACATCATccatctaaaataaatttttaaaacaaaaacgtcaacaaaatttcaatttcattcatCAATGcctcaaaacaaaacaattttgccTAAATTTCGTGGTTGAGTTTCAATCATGGCTGTCAACTTATTGTAAATTAGTAACCTTTGACGATGTTCCACCGATAGCTAGTGAAAGTACCGTGTACCTAAGACGTTTCTAAAATAATACTTGGTACACGGCAAAATCGTAACTAAAGTTACTAATTACTGTGGAAAATGTAAACCCCCTAAGCCGCTACGCGACATTGGGGAACACCTTAAGCTCGATGGAACTGATAGGCGAaggaaaaatgttatgtttaaCAATAATCATTCCGGAATCGAAGTCTTTTCTATGCAGAGTGAAATTGAGGCAATAGGATCGTTTATTCCATTCttaccaaattaaatttcagcgAAGATTCGATAATGTAATCCCAATACTTGATATTATCGCACTCGTCATAAATACGACAAATGTTTGCGATACATTTAAAAGCTTCTGGAATATTTGTTGTTGCTAACTGCcttaaaagcttttttctAGACTTTTGATCCAGATATGCAGTTGAATCACAAAACACTCctatttcattcatttttgcaattatacACATTTTATCTAccattttcctaaaaaaataatattatatttttctacgTATCTCCTGACATTATAGaatctaataaaaatgtatgtccaaaattaaaataaaataataagagaCGTGATACAAGTTCCATAATATAAGGAACAGAATATCAGCCATTATCGAGTTGCAAGCTTTTTAAGCTTGCAGTGGAAAAAATGATATCTTTTTCAATACGCAGATTTGGTCTCGTTTGACTGAATTCGTATTTCTTAACGGTTTCAAATTCCCAATACTTCGAACACAATTTGTAGTTACTTGTATATGCATATGTATTAAGTACATCGACAATTCCCAAACTGATGGAAATCgcggaatttaatttaaaaatgtaatttatatcACAactctttcacatgacatcgacatttttttatatgaaatcaTAGCTTTTTCGACATTATCTCTTACAAGATATTTGACCATGAGTAAAGAGAGACATTTTATTTAGGCCGTAACAGAAACTCACACAAAATCCTGAATATCCTGGCCGATCAATGCTTCTATATTTTTAGGgtcgttaataaaaaaaacgcatATCAAAGCATTTGCTTTGTAATGCAGGGAAACTTTTTTTGATTCCGATCTTGTTCTTCTAGATTCTAGACCCTGTTCAAGGAGATAGTGACACCATTCATGTTTTTCCTCTCCACTGCATATATAAATCGCCCTACAAACATCAAACAAATTAGTTACGTTTTTACATTACAAATATTAGAGTCCATGACAAACCTTTTTAAATGGTCACATCCATCTTTATCTGGCAAACATCGCCAGTCTAAAATGAGTGGTGATTTCTCGTTTAGCAGGTTAGCTAAtaccattaatttttgtttactgGGGTCGAGTTTGAATAGAGCGCAAAGTTCGTCCACAGCTTTGTTGATGTCTAAAAATCGCAACAATTTTATCCTGATTACAGATTAAGATTGGAATCAGTTCAGTGGgaatatcaacaatttttaactaaagtGAATTAATGAGAGACTTAGATTTCCAACGAAAAACTGTAACTGCATAAATACAACGGCGAAAATATCACTCCTGGGGTTCACATTATgccaaataattgaaaactttaGCATGAACGCGCACGAACATCCCTAGTTCATGTCTCGTACTACTGTACTACGCATCACTAATCACCAATATCTTGATAAGTCGGAGATTAATCGGCCTGCCTGTCTCCTATTTTCTTGATAATATTAATCAACTATTACCTGGGCAACTTGACTCGCTGCCAGAGCACCCTATTCTCGAATCATTGCAGAGACTCCAGAGTAGCTTGGGGCAatcattgattttttctaaatacttgTCCTCTGCTAACTTATATTTGTGAAGGATATGCGTTGCTGAACAATTAAAGTATCTCTGCTTCACCTAAtaattcagaaataaaatatcttgctATCGTGAGAcaagaagcaaaaaatcaCTTCAATTATAATTACTTCAAACCTTTTCATAGATTTCATAGCATTTTTCTTCACTACTATCCTCATTCTTCAGCATCTTGGCATACTTATAACTTAATTTAGCCATATGAACTTTGTCGGCACCCGGAGGCATATCGCACATCATAGTATAAATGGCAGCGGTGGCCTGCTCTAAATTGTTTATGATCGTAGCACATTCATCCACGCTGGCGATGAGGTGTTCGTTCCGTAAGTACAAATCCCAACATCCATTTGAACTTGGAGACGAGAAGAAATCGATCAAAACGCTGTTGATTGCGTATGAGCATATGTCTAGACGACTGAGGTATTCCATGCCCGAATTGGAGAGTTGAATCCATTCTTTGTAGGTGCTTAAGTTGACCTAGCATGCGAAAAGAAACATCACTCTCAAATCAATACCACTAGTAGTagcctatttttttttcaaaaaaattactattattGTCTGACAGtcctgaaaaataatattcattcataatcattcataaaaataccATTGCGATTAGCGGTTCAAATGAACCTTAAAGATTTGTAATGGATAAGATTTGTTGATTCGAGCATGATGCAACAGTAATTAACCGAAGGGCATCAAAATTCTATACCTTACCTCACTTTTAACGATGTTCCATATATCAGTAGAACGGAAACTATTAGATAACGGAAGTCTAAACTCTGAAAGTGGATCAATTACGGTCCTGGATTTTTGAATTGCAAACCATTGCTCTAATTCCGAACGACCTGGACTAGTGACTCTTCTGTATGACTTGAGGAAATGAACGATAGTGCCGTAAGTTTTCAGGCTTGAGTTGTCCAGAAATCCGTCCGCGTAGCAGTTTAATTCTTCGCACAGACGTAGTAAAACTGTGAATACTTCGTAATAGTAAAAGTTGACCTAGAAAAAAACATCAAGGTGTTATCTTTAATGTAATTACTACGTACATGTGGCCAAATGTCGTAAATCAGTTGCAAAACGTTCATTTTATCAGTTATCTGATATACGATTTTGGAGCAGATGGCCAGTAACTCGCTTTCCGGATTCTCAATCACAGCGTTCTTCCTCCCACGTATATCAATTACATATTTGACGTCTGGCTGCCAGTTTAAAAGAATTCTGGAAATCCAAGAGATTAATGTACAGTCAACCTACATTGGTTGAAAACAGTACAATCTCAAATACTTCAGGTAACAGCTTTGTATATTCATTTCAAAATCTTTACAGTACTCGGGAAAATGTTCAGTCTTCAACTTTCCTTCAGTTATCAAATACTCAAAGCGCGACTCTGTGCTGTTACAGAAAAACGAGCCATACGAAACTTTCATGTCCAGCAATTTAAACCACCATTTGCAAAGATATTTGAGGTTTAAAAGATATTCCTTCTCTATAGGTTTAACTTTGTCTGTCTTTATTATGTCTAACCCTATTGAAGCAACTACGGACATTTTTTCGGGTTGGTGTTTGCAGAGCTTTAAGCACTTGGAAAGAAGTTGTTTTCGGAGTTTTTCTTCAggatatataaatataagatCACAAAGCAGTATTCCGTCCAAAAAGGTATGGCCAATTATGACATCAACAGCTTTAGTCACGACGGTTTGTGCGAAAGTTTGTAAGGCATTTACAAAAGAGGCAGGCTCTTGTAGCTGATTCAAACATTGTTGAATGGTTTTTATCATGTATAAAGCCCTTAAAACTTGATGTTCATCTACAAGCAAAGCTTCAAGGCTTGTGAGGAATGTTTCTATCTCGTGCTGcaatttaatctaaaaaaatatatacactATATCGACATTGTCAGTCCCAGCGTTTCTATTATAAGAGTTAGACAAAattttgtgtaacttttctttttacttgataaaaaatcatgaaaattcatttgattATGGTCGGGTTCGAAACCTCAAAATGGAGAAATGACAGATTAACAAACtgtatgataaaaaaatcaaaatgctTCCTCTGTAGGATTAGCCAACGCAGACTAGACGAAGCGTTTTACTTGAAAAGCAtttgtgtatataaaaatccaaaataacCCATTTATAGTCTCATCTCGGaggaatattaaagaaacctGCTACATCTCAATTTAACTTCTTATTGGTACTTAAGTAATATTGGCCATAAAATCTTGCAAATGCGTCAATATGTGCCGATAGTTGTTTTCTTctaccccaaaaaaaaaagtaaaacagatttttattttagacgAATTAATAGTAAAtccattttgaagaaaaccgACTTGCTTAATTCTCGTTGAATTCCTATACGTTACTaaggaaaaatataaagattACTCACCGATTTGATCGAATTGTCTTCTGTTGAttctaaaaaacaatttttgtgaacTATATTTTTTACGATAAATAAGAAACCACTTACCAATTAAAGTTGCATATAAATTAAGCATTATCTTAATGGGCTCAAATGATGATGTGCCAAAATTTCTAGGAACATATGTTCGATGTAATTCTAAGAAACCTCTAAGTTCGGTCTCCACAACACCAATGTAACACGAAAAATCAACTAAACGAGTCGCTTCCAAACTAGTCGATAAAAACCCATAGTTTTCCTCATAACACAATAAAGCTTTAACGCATAAGTCTTTGGCTAAGTGTATCGTTTCGTTGTTGGACTTAAAACCATcgattgtgtcatttttagtTTCGATAAAGTCCAAAAAGGTTTCGTTGTTGCTGTGATCAAGTCGAAGTACGCTAGAGTTCAGTATCATCATGGCGCATTGTACGAGAACTTGTGGGTTTGAAAATTCTTCTAATAAATGGTGGCCCATTTCCACTAACAAGTCTAAGTTGTAAATCATTCGTAGGTACTTGATGATAAGTTCGTCGAGCGACTCTCCAAAAAGTGAGGCAAGTTGACTACAATGCCTAATTTGATTCGGCAAAGTTGGACATTCTGAAACACGCAATTAgagtatacagggtatttcaaaaaagtgGTTCCAAACTTAATGAGGTTATAGAAAAGCTTCCggtaaatcatttttacataGAGACCCCTAATAATCAATTTGTCGATCTCATTagtcctttttttttcacagcACTTCGATATTTAACTTGAGTgaatagaataaaaaagaaaataatttaatctttttgtcTCTtctgttttatgaaaaatcttTATCAGAACGTTTCTATCGAGATACAGGGTAAATGTGGTTCCACCATGAGGTGCCTGTACTGTGCAACATCatgaaaacaaacatttttatggatGGATCGGACGATGAGGGCCTATTAGGCGGCCAGCGCCACGTCCCAATTTAAGCGCGTTAGGTTTTTTATTAAGGGAAGTACATAAAGTCGTTGATGTGTGAAGTTCCTGTAGTCGCCCAAAAGCAAATGTTGGGATGAGTGGTGGTAGCCTCTCCATTCGTGCAGCAAGACCCGCACATCTTAAAACGAATGCGCGATATAattattcaaacaaaaaatgcaTGTAACCAAGTTGAGAGTCGTCGTTTTGAACCttcattatatatttttttgcattatctttaataaaaatgaattaaatatagAAGTTTTTTGGTGTCAACGAACTAACATTAtactttttaaacaaaaatgactCTGGAGGGAAGACTGAACAAAACGGCACATTTTTAACTAGGGGTGTCTATATATAAACTGTTCACCGAAATATCCCCAAATATCTTAAGTTTGGCACAAACTTTTtataacgccctgtatatgacAGTGTCAACGAGTAGCTGGGTTGATTTGTACTacaaatctaattttaatgCAGCAACGGCTCTATGCAGGTCAATCAGgtatctaaatttgaagtgttttggaaatttctacTTAATTTTACTAGAACAAAATAGTGGGCTAAGAAATCAGGC containing:
- the rod gene encoding kinetochore-associated protein 1 isoform X2 — translated: MANFNVFETGFDNFKETINFGQRAIDGQSLFEICTLAVMRSSEDAGVSQNYEPQLHIKSCCEPNGKLCLGIENCLRIIESIEEPDLLLIYEFDSRLNGISISGDGQYIAVCTNGGDIYVGDLSTVSKKLDDNIDVITEFPTIFKENFAGTASDSSSDFFIGIFNDNSSPLSTFYFVTNSGQIIKITLSALTTEKEEFESDIIFNFNTPLNVCALVYPYLCVEGKMLQIINLETQICKEDDFIGLKQLYSLTQNFLACDLQDNLYILEPLSLRIYSVNDNYSSLRDLRDNFVILTNDSEQFIVGISKSEARILAFKTLRFEVIYNIQLEHPVHFLDANGYSEDVAFLTLVHKNNVLCELRLQIISPSEPEMRVRKLIERDEFDKAEIFAKHFNVNHEIIAEAKAINIALKTECTTEDIDDLLKILDTLNNQCFKMQCLDGVKCKLPDDTKRVLCYGASMEITVRDSITNLHNPEFKGKIKFKNLLNRFYAYSKIYQEYDQYKWTYFSECDIIDELQTFLQLGQVSEATILVVTLLSNEQSITSLDDQRINDILNFVSVLLKIPTTFLNAFIPLVLKYKTKTAMLFEQWVYKMVQQMEKTSDFPACAIKFLDDMLKLVTSSSSHVRFEVMQLIESLTDLRTVLDNVQLLMNNYAIRLALSDCLNGKLSIITTLINQNWILDQFTCVMKDFVYPFLLKYSDDPDQFLFSQIQDSFKYEEIFRVDTAYVIIQSIRNFDLRLDAIKEILEYTSKPWSDEIKRIAMLAFEEKSTNLTVKIIEQLLKDEPILAIFQKYNINAKQFKSDVEFYCSRILYNTDDETAFNEIRLIRSDDQLSADYFVIKHLISKGKIETAGRLIDNLTNNTDEYVAELCNTIFEHLFWKCMDARKSKCSRHYYEALTPIFNRLAKRCLKSELDDITYKYKMAHASGDVYFKYGENVNAGNLSIMKRSDLLEKISLQILEDECPTLPNQIRHCSQLASLFGESLDELIIKYLRMIYNLDLLVEMGHHLLEEFSNPQVLVQCAMMILNSSVLRLDHSNNETFLDFIETKNDTIDGFKSNNETIHLAKDLCVKALLCYEENYGFLSTSLEATRLVDFSCYIGVVETELRGFLELHRTYVPRNFGTSSFEPIKIMLNLYATLIESTEDNSIKSIKLQHEIETFLTSLEALLVDEHQVLRALYMIKTIQQCLNQLQEPASFVNALQTFAQTVVTKAVDVIIGHTFLDGILLCDLIFIYPEEKLRKQLLSKCLKLCKHQPEKMSVVASIGLDIIKTDKVKPIEKEYLLNLKYLCKWWFKLLDMKVSYGSFFCNSTESRFEYLITEGKLKTEHFPEYCKDFEMNIQSCYLKYLRLILLNWQPDVKYVIDIRGRKNAVIENPESELLAICSKIVYQITDKMNVLQLIYDIWPHVNFYYYEVFTVLLRLCEELNCYADGFLDNSSLKTYGTIVHFLKSYRRVTSPGRSELEQWFAIQKSRTVIDPLSEFRLPLSNSFRSTDIWNIVKSEVNLSTYKEWIQLSNSGMEYLSRLDICSYAINSVLIDFFSSPSSNGCWDLYLRNEHLIASVDECATIINNLEQATAAIYTMMCDMPPGADKVHMAKLSYKYAKMLKNEDSSEEKCYEIYEKVKQRYFNCSATHILHKYKLAEDKYLEKINDCPKLLWSLCNDSRIGCSGSESSCPDINKAVDELCALFKLDPSKQKLMVLANLLNEKSPLILDWRCLPDKDGCDHLKRAIYICSGEEKHEWCHYLLEQGLESRRTRSESKKVSLHYKANALICVFFINDPKNIEALIGQDIQDFVKMVDKMCIIAKMNEIGVFCDSTAYLDQKSRKKLLRQLATTNIPEAFKCIANICRIYDECDNIKYWDYIIESSLKFNLMDDVRDYLDFLSNRCLTEILKRAWQEVLNYSFNTCNWNTLSEADVFKLLRACPFHEIDMMPLIEKSERYQRPDIAEMLKKYLIKW
- the rod gene encoding kinetochore-associated protein 1 isoform X1 gives rise to the protein MANFNVFETGFDNFKETINFGQRAIDGQSLFEICTLAVMRSSEDAGVSQNYEPQLHIKSCCEPNGKLCLGIENCLRIIESIEEPDLLLIYEFDSRLNGISISGDGQYIAVCTNGGDIYVGDLSTVSKKLDDNIDVITEFPTIFKENFAGTASDSSSDFFIGIFNDNSSPLSTFYFVTNSGQIIKITLSALTTEKEEFESDIIFNFNTPLNVCALVYPYLCVEGKMLQIINLETQICKEDDFIGLKQLYSLTQNFLACDLQDNLYILEPLSLRIYSVNDNYSSLRDLRDNFVILTNDSEQFIVGISKSEARILAFKTLRGFEVIYNIQLEHPVHFLDANGYSEDVAFLTLVHKNNVLCELRLQIISPSEPEMRVRKLIERDEFDKAEIFAKHFNVNHEIIAEAKAINIALKTECTTEDIDDLLKILDTLNNQCFKMQCLDGVKCKLPDDTKRVLCYGASMEITVRDSITNLHNPEFKGKIKFKNLLNRFYAYSKIYQEYDQYKWTYFSECDIIDELQTFLQLGQVSEATILVVTLLSNEQSITSLDDQRINDILNFVSVLLKIPTTFLNAFIPLVLKYKTKTAMLFEQWVYKMVQQMEKTSDFPACAIKFLDDMLKLVTSSSSHVRFEVMQLIESLTDLRTVLDNVQLLMNNYAIRLALSDCLNGKLSIITTLINQNWILDQFTCVMKDFVYPFLLKYSDDPDQFLFSQIQDSFKYEEIFRVDTAYVIIQSIRNFDLRLDAIKEILEYTSKPWSDEIKRIAMLAFEEKSTNLTVKIIEQLLKDEPILAIFQKYNINAKQFKSDVEFYCSRILYNTDDETAFNEIRLIRSDDQLSADYFVIKHLISKGKIETAGRLIDNLTNNTDEYVAELCNTIFEHLFWKCMDARKSKCSRHYYEALTPIFNRLAKRCLKSELDDITYKYKMAHASGDVYFKYGENVNAGNLSIMKRSDLLEKISLQILEDECPTLPNQIRHCSQLASLFGESLDELIIKYLRMIYNLDLLVEMGHHLLEEFSNPQVLVQCAMMILNSSVLRLDHSNNETFLDFIETKNDTIDGFKSNNETIHLAKDLCVKALLCYEENYGFLSTSLEATRLVDFSCYIGVVETELRGFLELHRTYVPRNFGTSSFEPIKIMLNLYATLIESTEDNSIKSIKLQHEIETFLTSLEALLVDEHQVLRALYMIKTIQQCLNQLQEPASFVNALQTFAQTVVTKAVDVIIGHTFLDGILLCDLIFIYPEEKLRKQLLSKCLKLCKHQPEKMSVVASIGLDIIKTDKVKPIEKEYLLNLKYLCKWWFKLLDMKVSYGSFFCNSTESRFEYLITEGKLKTEHFPEYCKDFEMNIQSCYLKYLRLILLNWQPDVKYVIDIRGRKNAVIENPESELLAICSKIVYQITDKMNVLQLIYDIWPHVNFYYYEVFTVLLRLCEELNCYADGFLDNSSLKTYGTIVHFLKSYRRVTSPGRSELEQWFAIQKSRTVIDPLSEFRLPLSNSFRSTDIWNIVKSEVNLSTYKEWIQLSNSGMEYLSRLDICSYAINSVLIDFFSSPSSNGCWDLYLRNEHLIASVDECATIINNLEQATAAIYTMMCDMPPGADKVHMAKLSYKYAKMLKNEDSSEEKCYEIYEKVKQRYFNCSATHILHKYKLAEDKYLEKINDCPKLLWSLCNDSRIGCSGSESSCPDINKAVDELCALFKLDPSKQKLMVLANLLNEKSPLILDWRCLPDKDGCDHLKRAIYICSGEEKHEWCHYLLEQGLESRRTRSESKKVSLHYKANALICVFFINDPKNIEALIGQDIQDFVKMVDKMCIIAKMNEIGVFCDSTAYLDQKSRKKLLRQLATTNIPEAFKCIANICRIYDECDNIKYWDYIIESSLKFNLMDDVRDYLDFLSNRCLTEILKRAWQEVLNYSFNTCNWNTLSEADVFKLLRACPFHEIDMMPLIEKSERYQRPDIAEMLKKYLIKW